From a region of the Athene noctua chromosome 14, bAthNoc1.hap1.1, whole genome shotgun sequence genome:
- the WT1 gene encoding Wilms tumor protein isoform X12, producing the protein MSDNLYQMTSQLECMTWNQMNLGSTLKGHTAGYENENHSAPMLYSCGAQYRIHTHGVFRGIQDVRRVPGVAPAIVRSTSETNEKRPFMCAYPGCNKRYFKLSHLQMHSRKHTGEKPYQCDFKDCERRFSRSDQLKRHQRRHTGVKPFQCKTCQRKFSRSDHLKTHTRTHTGKTSEKPFSCRWPSCQKKFARSDELVRHHNMHQRNMTKLQLAL; encoded by the exons atgag TGACAATTTATACCAAATGACCTCACAGCTTGAATGCATGACATGGAATCAAATGAACTTGGGATCCACACTGAAGGG CCATACAGCAGGATATGAAAATGAGAACCACAGTGCTCCCATGTTATACAGCTGTGGGGCCCAGTACAGAATACACACTCACGGAGTTTTTAGAGGCATACAA GATGTCCGGCGGGTGCCAGGAGTAGCTCCAGCTATTGTCCGATCGACAAGTGAGACAAACGAAAAACGTCCCTTCATGTGTGCGTACCCGGGCTGTAACAAGAGATACTTTAAGTTGTCCCATTTACAGATGCACAGCAGAAAGCACACTG GTGAAAAACCTTATCAGTGTGATTTTAAGGACTGTGAACGAAGATTTTCTCGTTCAGACCAACTCAAACGGCACCAAAGACGACACACAG GTGTGAAGCCCTTCCAGTGTAAAACCTGTCAGAGAAAGTTCTCCAGATCTGATCATCTGAAGACTCATACCAGGACTCATACAGGTAAAACAA GTGAAAAGCCTTTCAGTTGCCGGTGGCCCAGCTGTCAAAAAAAATTTGCCAGGTCTGATGAATTAGTTCGTCATCACAACATGCACCAGAGGAACATGACTAAACTGCAGTTGGCCCTTTAG